The DNA region CTCACGGCGGTTGTCGCGGCGACCACCTTCGCTGCCACCGGACCCGCCGCCACGACGCTGTTGACCTGGCATCAGCAGTCTTCCTTCCTACTCGTGACGGGGTTTGCTTCGATTCGACTCGTCTGCACACGCATCAGACGGCCGTCAGAACTCGAGTCCGGCTTCGCGGGCGGCGTCGGCCAGCGCGGCGATCCGCCCCGCGTACCGGTTGCCCCCACGGTCGAACACGACCTTGGAAACGCCTGCCGCCTTGGCCCGCTCGGCGAGCAGCGCGCCCACCTTGCCGGCCAGCTCGCTCTTGGCACCGGCGGTGCCACGCAGCGACGCGTCCATCGTCGATGCCGACACCAGGGTGTGGCCCAAGGTGTCGTCGACGATCTGGGCGACGATGTGCTTCAGGGAACGGGTGACCACCAGGCGGGGCCGCTGGGCGGTCCCACTGACGCTCTTGCGGACCCGGAAGTGCCGGCGCGCCCGCCCGATGGCGCGCCGCGCGGAGACGCTGCCGCCCGCCCGGCGCTTCAGCAGTGTGGCGCTCACTTCTTACCTGCCTTTCCGGCCTTACGGCGGATGACCTCGCCCTGGTACTTCACGCCCTTGCCCTTGTACGGCTCCGGCGGACGGATCTTCCGGATGTTGGCGGCCACCTCGCCGACCTGCCACTTGTTGATCCCGGCCACGTGGAACAGCGTCGGCCGCTCCACGGTGAAGGTGATCCCTTCCGGGGCCTGCACCAGCACCGGGTGCGAGAACCCGAGCGCGAACTCGAGGTCCTTGCCCTTGGCGGTGACCCGGTAACCCGTACCGGCGATCTCCAAGGTCTTGCGGTAGCCGTCGGTCACCCCGACGATCATGTTCGCCACCAGCGTGCGGCTCAGGCCGTGCAGCTCCTTGGCCCGACGCTCGTCGTTGGCACGGGAGATCTGCAGCTGGCCGTCCTCGCTGCGGTCGACCGTGATCAGCTCGGGCAGCACGTGGGCGAGCTCGCCCTTGGGCCCCTTCACCGTGACGGTCTGGCCGTCGATCTTGACATCGACGCCGGATGGCACCGGGATCGACTTACGTCCAATACGCGACATTGTTACCAGTCTCCCGATTACCAGACGAAGGCGAGGACTTCCCCGCCAACGCTCCGCTTACGGGCCTGCCGGTCGGTGAGCAGTCCCTGGGACGTCGAAATGATCGCCACGCCCAGGCCACCGAGCACCCGCGGCAGCTCGTCCGACTTGGCGTACACCCGCAGACCCGGCTTGGACACGCGCTTGATCCCGGCGAGGCTGCGCTCCCGGTTCTGGCCGTACTTCAAATCGACCACCAGCCGCCGGCCGACGGCGCCCTCGGCGGGCTCCTCGACCTGCCAGGTCGAGATGTAACCCTCGGCCTTGAGGACCTCGGCGATGTTCGCCTTGATCTTCGAGTACGGCATCGTCACCCGGTCGTGGTACGCCTGGTTGGCGTTGCGCAGACGGGTCAGCATGTCTGCGATCGGGTCGGTCATCGTCATGGGTCTCGTCAACCTTTCTCGCCGGGGTTCCCGACGGCTGTGCCGTCGGGCCTACGGCGAAGACCTGTCAAGGTGGGTTACCAGGAAGCCTTGGACACGCCGGGCAGCTCACCGCGGTGCGCCATCTCCCGGATGCACACCCGGCAGAGGCCGAACTTGCGGTACACCGCCTTCGGGCGTCCGCACCGCTGGCAACGGGTGTACGCGCGTACCGAGAACTTCGGCTTCGCGGCGGCCTTGATGATCAGCGCCTTCTTGGCCATTGCTCAGTTCTCCTTGAACGGGAAGCCCAGGAGCTTGAGCAGCGCCCGGCCCTCGTCGTCGGTCTTGGCGGTGGTCACCACGGTGATGTCCATGCCCCGGGTGCGATCGATCCGGTCCTGGTCGATCTCGTGGAACACCGACTGCTCGGTGAGCCCGAACGTGTAGTTGCCGTGCCCGTCGAGCTTGCGGCCGTCGAGCCCGCGGAAGTCACGGATACGCGGCAGCGCGATGGACAGCAGCCGGTCCAGGAACTCCCACATCCGGTCGCCCCGCAGCGTGACCTTGGCGCCGATCGGCATGCCCTCGCGGAGCTTGAACTGCGCGATGGACTTGGTGGCCCGCCGGACCTGCGGCTTCTGTCCGGTGATCGTGGCCAGGTCGCGGACGGCGCCATCGATCAGCTTGGCGTCCCGGGCCGCCTCACCGACGCCCATGTTCACCACGATCTTGACGAGCCCGGGAACCTGCATCGGGTTGCCGTACTGGAACTGCTCACGCAGCTGCGCGGCGATCTCCTCGCGGTACCGCTGCTTGAGGCGCGGTGCCGGCCTGGTCTGGGTAGCGGTGGTCATCACAGGTCCTTACCGTTGCTACGCGCGATCCGGACCTTCTGGCCGCTGTCGTCGACGCGGTACCCGACCCGGGTCGGCTTGCCGTCGGAGTCGAGCACCTGCACGTTCGAGACGTGGATCGGGGCTTCCTGAGTGACGATGCCACCGGACTTGCCGCCGCGCTGGGTGGTCTGGATGCGGGTGTGCTTCTTGATCCGGTTCACGCCTTCGACGAGGACCTTGTCCTGCCGCGGGTAGGCCGCGATGACCTTGCCCTTGGCACCCTTGTCCTTACCGGCGATGACGACGACCGTGTCGCCCTTCTTCACCTTCACGGTCTACAGCACCTCCGGCGCCAAAGAAATGATCTTCATGAACCGCTTGTCCCGCAGCTCACGACCGACCGGGCCGAAGATGCGGGTACCGCGCGGGTCCCCACCGTCCTTGATGATGACGGCAGCGTTCTCGTCGAAGCGGATGTACGACCCGTCCGGCCGCCGCTTCTCCTTCGCGGTCCGGACGACGACGGCCTTGACCACGTCGCCCTTCTTCACACCGGCGCCGGGGATCGCGTCCTTGACCGTCCCGACGATCACGTCACCGATGCCTGCGTAGCGCCGACCGGAGCCGCCGAGAACGCGGATGCACAGGATCTCCCGGGCACCCGTGTTGTCGGCGACACGCAGTCGCGACTCCTGCTGGATCACGTCTATCTCCTATGTCTGCCAGTCCTC from Solwaraspora sp. WMMD791 includes:
- a CDS encoding type Z 30S ribosomal protein S14, whose product is MAKKALIIKAAAKPKFSVRAYTRCQRCGRPKAVYRKFGLCRVCIREMAHRGELPGVSKASW
- the rplX gene encoding 50S ribosomal protein L24, with amino-acid sequence MKVKKGDTVVVIAGKDKGAKGKVIAAYPRQDKVLVEGVNRIKKHTRIQTTQRGGKSGGIVTQEAPIHVSNVQVLDSDGKPTRVGYRVDDSGQKVRIARSNGKDL
- the rplF gene encoding 50S ribosomal protein L6, which produces MSRIGRKSIPVPSGVDVKIDGQTVTVKGPKGELAHVLPELITVDRSEDGQLQISRANDERRAKELHGLSRTLVANMIVGVTDGYRKTLEIAGTGYRVTAKGKDLEFALGFSHPVLVQAPEGITFTVERPTLFHVAGINKWQVGEVAANIRKIRPPEPYKGKGVKYQGEVIRRKAGKAGKK
- the rplN gene encoding 50S ribosomal protein L14 produces the protein MIQQESRLRVADNTGAREILCIRVLGGSGRRYAGIGDVIVGTVKDAIPGAGVKKGDVVKAVVVRTAKEKRRPDGSYIRFDENAAVIIKDGGDPRGTRIFGPVGRELRDKRFMKIISLAPEVL
- the rplE gene encoding 50S ribosomal protein L5, whose amino-acid sequence is MTTATQTRPAPRLKQRYREEIAAQLREQFQYGNPMQVPGLVKIVVNMGVGEAARDAKLIDGAVRDLATITGQKPQVRRATKSIAQFKLREGMPIGAKVTLRGDRMWEFLDRLLSIALPRIRDFRGLDGRKLDGHGNYTFGLTEQSVFHEIDQDRIDRTRGMDITVVTTAKTDDEGRALLKLLGFPFKEN
- the rpsH gene encoding 30S ribosomal protein S8; the protein is MTMTDPIADMLTRLRNANQAYHDRVTMPYSKIKANIAEVLKAEGYISTWQVEEPAEGAVGRRLVVDLKYGQNRERSLAGIKRVSKPGLRVYAKSDELPRVLGGLGVAIISTSQGLLTDRQARKRSVGGEVLAFVW
- the rplR gene encoding 50S ribosomal protein L18 encodes the protein MLKRRAGGSVSARRAIGRARRHFRVRKSVSGTAQRPRLVVTRSLKHIVAQIVDDTLGHTLVSASTMDASLRGTAGAKSELAGKVGALLAERAKAAGVSKVVFDRGGNRYAGRIAALADAAREAGLEF